ATCCCGTGTAGATCAGTGATAAGAATCGCGCCCAGATATCCATCGTGAGACGAGGTTTCATAAAGTGCTAAAAAAACCAGTAATATACTTCTTTCATCCTTATTTAAGTTTAAGTCCATTTTGATAACCTCCCTCATTGTGCTTCATTTTGCTTCTCTGTCCATAAGTTAACCTCCTCTGTTCCACCAGAAACGGACAAGTATCCCTCCAATTGAATCTTATTGCTCGATAATCTCTGCTCCTTCTGGTATCTTCACCTGAAAGACAGAATCCTTTATCCCTCTATTTATTTCTACATTCTTCAGGACTATCTTTGTGGTGTTTCCAATAATATCAGTAAGGGTAAAGCCACTTGTAATATACCTGACCTTATCTTCGTTTTTGTAGCCTTTCCACGCTCTAATTTCAAGTAATACCCTTGTTATACTGCCTTTGGCTTTAGGTATGAGTTCAAGATGATAATACCCCTCTTTATTGCAGTCTCTTACTGCATAACTTATATTAAAATCATCTCTGAGTCTTCCCATCCCTGCAAGGAATGTCGCAGGGGTTTTCTCTAACCCTAAAT
This is a stretch of genomic DNA from Nitrospirota bacterium. It encodes these proteins:
- a CDS encoding outer membrane lipoprotein carrier protein LolA, whose translation is MLCLYLVALFYLPSSASAVTLNELIVLIQSSYENTSDIQASFLQESFIKTMGTIKKAEGRLYIKKPGRMLWSYKKPDRQDILITGNDVLIYKYEERQVIRSHLGLEKTPATFLAGMGRLRDDFNISYAVRDCNKEGYYHLELIPKAKGSITRVLLEIRAWKGYKNEDKVRYITSGFTLTDIIGNTTKIVLKNVEINRGIKDSVFQVKIPEGAEIIEQ